In Bradyrhizobium erythrophlei, a single genomic region encodes these proteins:
- a CDS encoding globin domain-containing protein, whose protein sequence is MTPEQIKLIKKSFDAMWPMCSDIAELCYTRFFELAPDANALFRSDMERQRAKLMDMIAALVGSLDQQALFQSIIANSGRHHARFGVRPSQYDALASGPEDRTTGWS, encoded by the coding sequence ATGACGCCCGAGCAGATCAAGCTCATCAAGAAGTCGTTCGATGCGATGTGGCCGATGTGCAGCGATATCGCCGAGCTCTGCTACACCAGGTTCTTCGAACTCGCCCCCGATGCGAACGCGTTGTTCAGAAGCGACATGGAGCGGCAGCGCGCCAAATTGATGGACATGATCGCGGCGCTGGTCGGTTCGCTCGACCAGCAAGCGCTATTCCAGTCCATCATCGCGAATTCGGGCCGCCACCATGCCAGGTTTGGGGTTCGGCCATCGCAATATGACGCGCTCGCCAGCGGGCCTGAAGATCGGACGACCG